The following nucleotide sequence is from Synchiropus splendidus isolate RoL2022-P1 chromosome 1, RoL_Sspl_1.0, whole genome shotgun sequence.
TCATCTGACATTCTGATGTGCTCTAAATTTCAAAATCCTCAAATCCGGGAAAAGATTAAAATGACCcgtaattttcattttcttataCAGAGTAAATCTGTAAAACCCCAATTATTCCCTTTGGATTGTTCCGTTCCTCAgatgaaactgtaattttgaCAATCATCACATTCCGTCCCACTAAATGAGAaaacagactttttttaaatgacaactcttcttttgaaaaacaagtaaGCACGTGTGTTTGAATTGAAGGTTTGATATCTGCTCCAGGGATGACATGCCGATAGCCAAGAGACACATGGACCTGTCTCCAGTgttattttaaaacacacaatatACACAATTAATAAAAGAGAGATATAAGATTGGGAGGAATCGAACTTCCTTGTGTATTTACTGACTCCAAAACTACATTGATCTTCACTTATAAACAGccacaatgaacagaaacatcCAACTATTCCAGACTGCACTCACCTGGCGGGAACTCCGGCATGGTCGCGGCCTCCAGTTTAGGTGCAGGGAAACTAAACCAAGTGTTCCAGATACATGAATCTTTGCACACGACTTCCCTGCGCTGTCTGCTCCTGAAATAGAGGCCAGATTAGCTGTGTCAGTTCTACACACTCTGGATTACAGGCTGTAATTGAAGAGGTGGGGCAGGAAGCCGCCAGAATAAAATACTAATTCAATGACCGGTTGTAAACACGGACGCAAGCAAGCACACACGCTCATGTGGTTGTGTTGAAGTCTTGTACTTGATGGATCATCAAATTTTATGACCATTGTCAGAAGCTATTGTCACTCCATGGTTAAGACTCGGGACGAGGCCAACATCTTATCTCAATGCTCTTATCAGCGACTCAGACTAATCCAGCACAGGGAGCACAGTGGCTTGTCAACACAATTGCACACCATTATTTCCTGGAACAGCTTCACCTTTGTTCTTCTATGTTCTATGTTATAGAGGCAAGAAGGAAAAACATCAGGCTGAGCTTGTCTCACTCAAACtaacaaaaattaaaaagtgtATTTGAGTCAGGAGAACACTTGGTCACAGCACTTGGTTCATAGGTTGGGGCGTTTTAACTTGAAAATACCCTTCAGTGTCGGTGACATTTAATCCGTCTGGTCAGACAGATGGCAGGCACAGTGAGTTCAAAAACCTGTTTGCTCCCCTGTTTTCTAAATAGTGGTCTAACTGCTGGATATAACAACTTACCACTGAGAAGAGTAGAGTTCAAACACATTATACtatctgtgttttgtttagtttttttttatgattgtaGCAAATATCATAACACAAAAATCATTGCACATAAAATAAGATTTATATTTATGAAATGGAGAAATGACACATAATCGTCGAGGTTACAACTTACTTCAATTTTACAAGCCATAAACGTCTAAAGTAAAGTTTAAAAATCAGTTCTACTTTGCACAGTCTGTTTCaaaatgacaacatgaaatgtatttAGGAATACAATGCAGAATAAAAACACTCGGAAACAGAAATAGCAGCAAGGTCTTTCTACATATTCATTAAGTCAACATTACTGAGACCACTATTGACACAGATTTCATTTCCCAGTTAGTAttacttataaaaaaaaaaagtttacataAAGTAGACATCTGTAGCTTTTGAGCGATTAACATTTGATGTAGGTTTTCCTTAAAAATGTCGTGGTTTATGATAAGAGCGTGACTAAACAACCGGAGTTAAAGTGAACCAGGAGGTTGAACCAGGAGGAAACATCCGGGAAATTTATTGAAACACTTCCACGTAAACCGTTGACAATCACCTGTTCATAAAGATTAAACACAGAGAGAAAAGGTTTTGCTCGAATTCTCACCGGATTTATAAACATCAATCTCCTCTGAAACGTTCACTCCTTACACGGATCCAGGTCGTCGCCATGTCAGCTTGTGTGCCCGACACCAAGGCAAACGCAAGCTGGCCGTAGATTGGCTGACGCGTTGTCTTGGCAACGAAAATGGCAGCTCGTGATTGGCTGCGGCTGACTTATAAGGACAACGCTGGTTTGTCTTACACAAACACCTTAATATGAGTCTTAATAAgatatttattcattgatttGTTCTCATTAAATAATTCCCTCAACATGGCCCCTCCCCCAGATGCTAAAGATAGGAGGAGGGACAACTTAAACTGTGGGACATAAAACcagatatattttattatttcttattttacaatccatatttgttttgaaagtttaaattgtttttctgcAATTGTGTCATCTGGATACTGTTAAATACAGTATTTGCCTCATACTTGCTGTGTAGCGTGCAcaaagaaaaaacgttttgtaaTAATTTAAAAGAAATCAAAGGTGTTATTTTCAACAATGAACACTTCATTTTGACAATTTGACATACACTTAGTGTCACAAACATGGACAGCACAACAGACAGTGTGAATTAATTAAACACTGTTCACCCAAATAAATACAGGTATATATACAACAGAGTTATATTTGAATTCACTTTATGTTTTAACTGCACACACATCGTCTTGTCAGCCTAACCAAAGCTAGTTGCTGACAGGAACAAGGAATCCTCCAGAGTCACACGGTCTCAGCAGCAGGTCCGAGTCCGAGGCCCTCTTTGCTTCCAGCCACCAGGTTGTCATTTCTCCTTTCCCCTGTGGGGTGGAATGTTTCAATGAGTCCACAATGAAGGACTCAAATTACAAAGCATGTGTCtctttgaatttaaaataaagcCATTAGCGCTTGATGGGTGGCAAAGCTCAGCAGCTGAGGTCGACATGTGTTAACTCCCCCGCTCCCCTTAACGCAAAGAGATGGTCCAAATACAGGAGCTGGATGTCTGGAATAAAAGGAGCCCGAACCTGATGGTCCAGCACTTCCTCAGAAAATGAAGCTGGACCCTTATAATCTTATAATCTTATGCAATCTTCCAAACATAATTTACAATCTAAAAAGATATAGTGAAATTGCTTTTTATTGATCTAACCAAGAAATAAGTCTAATATGATTCATATATTACtatatatttttgaatattATAATGATTACAAATGTTGTTGAGGTATATACatccaaattatttttatttatttttttagagtAGCACCAGAGAGACAATGTTTTCTATCCTAATACTCATTTACTTCATCCGTTACTGTAGCTTTTCATCTGGATGAGCAGAGGTAGCTTCATGTCGCgctgccttcattttcagaacatgtgtGTCACCTTCACATTCAGTGTTCCTCTGCAGGTCAGATGATACCCTTTCAGCATGTGGAGAAGATCGGCCGTGGCGCCACTCACTTGTATCTTCAAAGCTAGAGGAAGTTTGACAGACATTATTTATCTTCACGAGTCAATGAGTCTTAAAGAATCTGTAATGAATGAGGGTGTTAAGCAGGTGCTGAGACCCGGCCCTGGTTGCCcagcttccttccttccacacATCCAGGTAGCACGGGCTCCTCCCTCTTTACCTTCACTTGTCGACTCCATGCGAGACGCAGTGTTGACCGTGTCTCCGAAAAGACAGTACCGAGGCATTTTGGTGCCCACGACACCCGCAACAACAGGTCCTGTAGCACAATtgcaaatgaataaatggaCCCACTACATCTcgaaatgacaaaaacaaacatggagtaGCGACAGATTAGCTAATTTAACACCAAACAGGACGCAGAAACCTGTTATGAAATATAATGATGATGTAGAGACATGCCTTAAAATTGATGGAAAACCAATACTGAACCTGAGTGGATGCCAGCACGAATCTTCAGCTGAGTGGTGGGCTTGTGTGGGATCTTAAAACTATGACAAACACTGACCAGGTCCAGCGCCATGCTGGCGATCTCCCCGGCATGGTTGATCCCATTTTCTTCAGGGACCCCAGAGACCACCATGTCTGCGTGCAGTTAGGACGTTAAAATGGTGCTAAAATGGTATTGCTGTGGCCTCCACTTGCTGGATCCTACTCACAGGCGTCTCCTATTGTCTCCACTTTGTAGACATCATAGTTGTCAATGATGTCGTCAAAGGTGGTGTACAGCTGGTTAAGAAAGTTGACAACCTGATAAGGTGTGCTGGCGCCGGACAGTTGGGTGAATCCTACAATATCGCTGTCAAAGGGACACGGTAACATGTCAGATGGATTTGCTGGAGGAACTGTGAAGGCCATGACACACACCTGAAATAGACCGTGGCATTGGAGAAGCTCTGAGCCTCCGTTGTTCGGCCTTGGCGAAGGTCATCAGCCACTGGTTTTGGTAACATGCCTGATAAAACGTGACATAAAAGCATTTATTAtcgtgaacaaaaaaaatatcaagcTAAAACTAGATGAAAAATGAACCGATAAACAGTGGTTGCACAAGGGGCAACACCTGCTAGAACTATGATattaacagaaacaaaacattttggggATAACTGGGGAGACAGCATATGTGTGTTTACcgaacttttatttttaatttagctTGACGCCTTTTGCCAAAAcatttatatactttttttttttttgcaaattgtatatatatatatatatatatatatatatatataaaattccaTATTCTACACGAAGTGCTGGGCGAACGAACCCTGGTCTGTGGACTCACCGCTAGATGGCAGTAAAAGCCAGTCGACAATGCAACAAAAGATTGGGCAAAGCAAATTACAGGGTAATACAAAtctttaactgttgcagtggaGCTCGGACTCAGAGCAGAACTGACAGTCAACAACATGTCATAGCACAGGGCAAGGTGAGACGTACTGTACAACAAGCGAtccgttttctgtttctcctgaAGAAGATCTTGTGTTCTCTCTGCAACAATGGCCTCCAGGTGTTTGCTGTACTTCTCCATCTGGGAGGGAAAGAAACTCATTCAAGCCGAAACTGATCATGTGGGTCTTTGTTTTTGAGTTTCTGAGTCAAGTCTCACCAGGTTCATCATCATGTCCACTGGACTGACTTTGTGTGGGTTCATCTTGTCCAGCATCTTCTTCACCTGGTCAAAGGTGGGCCTCATGGGGACGTTGTGGGACCAACACTTCTTGATAAGCTGCAAGAAATTCACCCAAAAGTGCTCAAGGTAATAAATGAAGGAGTAGAATCAACAGGCCAAGCAAGAGGCGCACAGACCTCACAGTAGTCCTCCTGACTTGGGCAGTCAGTATCTGCTTTTCCTGATTTCAGTTCGGGCAGAGGAGGGCGCCACATGATATCCATCCTGACTCCCTCTGCCTGGTCCTGTCACAGAAGCGCTGCTGGTCACCGTGATCAAAGACCATCTGAGGGTTATAATCTGGATTGGAAGCTCTTCTACTTACCGAGACGAGGTCGGAGCGAGTGGCAATCTCAACCAGGATCATGGAATAGCTAGAGAAGAGCCAAGGAACagaggttggaacaaaaataatGGGAATTGGAGACTATAGATTATTGGAAGGATCATTGGTGCAGAGTTCATGTTGGGGCTGGAGACTAAGCACAGAATctaatgggctgatgaagcctcTAGAGTTCGTCTTCAGAAGGTTCAGAGGGTGGCGCTCTTGGGTTAAgaacgatgtgaggtttcaaccTAGTCGCACACTGCCTCATGAAGCTTCAAAGCTTTTTAGGATGCAAaatgatttaaagaaaaaaactagAAGCTGCTGTTTCTGAATAAACCGCTTGTGAATGCACCACTTGTCATCTCCATGCACATGCTGTCAGTGGCGGTCTGCTACATTTGGAAGTTCGAACGGCGTCTCTAGCTCAAAAGAAGGTCAAGATATGCCCCGGTCTCTGTGGCTGCACTCTTAGCAGACTGTGACCTTTCCCCTACTCTGCAGCTCCTTTGCCACGGCAAGGCTCAccctcctgcttttttttttttgctcagtcTAACTTTTCGATTTTTGTCAAATCTCTGGTTCTTTGAGGCCGAATTGTGGGCAAACGATGTGACTTGGCTTTGATCTTTTTTTAGGGCAACACTGGACGAGTGTGGCTGCGTTTTGAGCTTTTCGCAAACTTTCTAggctattttttttactttcgaTCCCGGTCCCTTTCATGTTCACTGGTCCCAAATTTTCCACAAATCCTGCAATTTCCTGGGAATGCTGGCACCTGGGTCCGAGAAAAGTATTATCAATCGATTCCCAGTCGGACCCCACCTTTCACTTTTGCACCGCGTTTCTATGAGTAGCGTGGCGGAAACCTGGcggaaaaataatataaatgtgCCGACACGAACAAGCATTCACGATAAAGGGAGAGAAGAAGTGAGTGCACCTGTAGATGTCCACTGCTGGGGTCATGTTCAAGCTGCTCCCCAGTAGAACTTCAGGGGCACAGTAGACACGGTTCACCTCACCGCAATTGAAGCCGTTACTGATGACCTCAAAGTCCTCCTTCCTGTAGGCGGCCAGGCCAAAATCTGAAAGAGTCATCCAGGATGTTGTTTACCAGCTGGGTAATAACTCTTCTGCAGCATAAGTGACTCTGCCCCCGTCTTGTTAGTGTTTAGAGTGAGAGGTTCCACCTGAAATTTTGCACACCCAGCGATCGTCCACAACACAGTTCCTGGAGTGAAGTCGCCCGTGAAAGATCTTGTGCTGGTGGAGGTAGGCCATCCCACGGGCGATGTCAGTGGCAAAGGACAGTCTGAGAGGTGAAAACAGAGGTGAAATAAAGCGTGGACGAAGGTGGGGTGCAGTGTTTATACCTGAAGCCCCAGTTGATTGGAATGTCATCATTCAGCAGCACGTCTGACAAGCTGCCCTTCGGACAGTGCTCGGTGATGATGCAGACGTAAGGGATGTCAATGGAGCCGCCGATGAACTTACACAGGTTGGGATGATCCAGCTGCCTGATGGTGATAAAAACATGAGCCATGAGCAAACACAAGTTCATGCTGATCACTGGCAGCCAAGTAAGAGCATGTCACACATAAgtctcttgtgttttctttggaCTGGATGGCCATTcgtcattttttcaaaactctCCTTACGTTTAGATCATTTATCATCTGATTTTTGTTTAGGCATTAATTTTTTAACTTCCAGTTTGATTGTATTTCTACATTGTTTGGCGGATTCTAGACTTGGCACTGTGATGGTTCTAACCTGGAGTGGTGGtgaagtcaggactgcagactgaatGCTACTATAAATTTAGCAAAATGCTCATAGTTATAACAAATATGGAATAAACTATTATGATGTGAAGATGTATCGAATCATTCCTGCTTGTAACCATCTCAATATAAGGAGTTGTGCAGTCCTCACCTGACTTCTTTCACCTCCCTTCGGATCGTCTTTGTCagagtgaaatgttttttagaAATATGCTTGACTGCCACTATTCTCCCGTCACTGAAAGAGAAAAGGACAGAATAAGTTGGTAGCAAACTAATCTTAAATTGTGTTAGAAACCATTGCATTgtagaaatgaaaaactgaaaacagaaaaatgcagATCTTACTAAATGCCCGCCTGGATAAACCCCTGCTTGAAGGAGGTCTTTATCTTTGTGCACAGTGTCATGTCAGTGCTGCGACTGACGGTACATGCGCTTTCAGGGCGCTGAGGGCTTGTTGTGCTTCCAAATTCAGTGCAGCACATTTTCCCTACAACAACACGAGAGACACATTTTCAAAGGTCACTCAGCAAATGAATCCTTGCTTAAACCTCtggcatgtgacctgaggctgcgCTCTCTTTGGCTTTACCGAATATTATGTCCTTGTAGTTGATGATCCAACTTTCATCCCAAAACATCTTCTGTTTCTGGTACTGCAGCCACTGTagtgaggagatgaagaagcgcTGATCTTCGATCGTGTTCACACCCTCAATGGCGCACAACAAACTCACCAccatggtgaagatgaaggcgCTGCTGAAGAGAGCGACCGGGAGACCGATGGCCACTTTGATGGCAATGGACATCGGGCAGATGCCACAGTCGGCAGGACAGGTCAGACAGgtctcctccagctcacagaCATCGTCGCCACACACTGAGAAAGTAAGATGGACATCTCTTAAAGCATTAGAGGAAGTCTTCTTTACCAGAGTGAAGGGCCAACACAGTAGACTATAATGGCCTGGACTATAATGATAAACTCAGATGTAGAATTCATGCAACATCAGAAATAAACATGTTCCTCATGAGGAACATATCATCAAGTATAGAAGGACTAAACATGGAGAGTCCCACTGACCTTGGGCACTGACCACAAGCACTTTGGACTCCAGTGCTGCATGCATCTGCCCGACTTTGATGTGAGCGATGACCGAAGTGACTCCCACATGGATCAGGACCACCTTAACAGGAGGAAGCTTCATCACTGACTCGATCAAAGTGGGGAATATCTATAAAATGATATGAACATTGCTTGCTCTTTGTAAACGGTTTTAGTCTGGTCACCTTGGAGGTCCAGTATTTCTGGGTCATCTTTCCTGCTTTGGAGACGGTGTGTGTGACTATTTTACCGTCATCAGGGATCCACGGGCCGCAGATGCCGCCTTGTTTCTACAGCGGGGAGGAAAATGGTCTCGCATCACTGAATATACCAAAGAAAtagacagaaaatatttttggaagtgtcaaatattaaaacacacCATGGACCTATCACACGGAGTCGAAGTTCTTCAGTGCAAACGTCATACTTTACATGGTGTCCCACATGGCTCTTACTTTGGACCCTTGTTGGgtgagattttttatttttttacattttaccaTCTTACTATTATAAAGGCTTGAATTCATGAATGGACCTCCCAAGGCTTCAGCACAAAGGCCCCGccatgggttaaaaaaaaaaactagcaatggttgttttggtgttttttatCAGCCACCAGGGAGACTAATCCAAGTGTTAAAACTCAGAAGAAGGTATAAAGAGCAGGCAAAAGTGAAAGAAGTGAAAgcgaaaaaataaataataaaataataacaataatatatatatataaataatataatataatatatatataataatatataagctACCTGGCAGCTCCAGTACAGGTCGGTTACTTTTTCATGAAGGATTAAggtcagattttaaaaaatgttcctACGTTTATATGCCATTACAAAATGTTCTTACAAAAATGTGATCGCTCAATCGGTGctttgttgttttcttgctcACAGTTCCTTTCATTTTGTGGGTCTCAAAAACTCTCATCCCCGGGGGTTTTGCACAATTAATGCACTCCTGCTAATCTGATTAACAGGGTCAACTTCCGCCAGAGGAGCcaaagaatttatttttttcaatgaaagaaaAGCTGGTTATCTGATAGAGCCTCCAATCCATTTCCTCCAGGTTGACCAACAAGGTATTCCCAGGTCAAGCTTGAGATGTTATCGTTCCTGCATACCTGCGACATCACACGGGGGAGGTGTTCAGGCGAAAAGCTGTCACCTCAACTGGCGACTGAAGCAGCGGGGGTTCGTACTGAAGAGGCAGCCTGGACAACTCATTTTGGCTGCGTATATCTCCGTACCTGTTCTTTGATGTCGCTACCCAAAACTGGAGATTGTGTGGGGCACTCACCATGAGGCCCAGAGGACACGAGTGGATGTTGGCGTGATACACGCAGCAGTTCATCTCATTGGCGTTGTTCCAGTTCGCCGGACACTCGTGCTCATGACAGAAGCGCCTCGCATCGGCAGGGTCACTGGAGGTCGAGGGCAGCGGAGGAGTATTTTAAACAAGTATGGCCGAGACTATGACAGATGAATTACAGACTGGCTGATCTTCTATAAGCTTTCTTTCACAGGGAACACTTTTCAGTCCCCACTCGCAGGCGCACCACATTATACTAAGTGATGTATAACCTAAACATCCGTGATGAAGACTGCACTTTGAAGTTTAAAAAGAATTCTTCCACCTGATGTTTATGCTTATAGGAACAGATTCGACTGAAATTGGATCATTCtgctgtcaaatattaaaatgcgacTACATTTATTATAAAACCTCTGCTTGAGtcgattgttttgtttgtgttacttGAGTCCCAGAGCCACTCTCAATGAACATATTCAATGTCATcaatatattcattcatttttgtcgTGTCTGGTGCCATCCTGTCTTTGGTGTTGCTGCGGCGACGCGTTGAATTTTCCCACTGTGAAGGACGTCTAGTCTAATCTATTCTAATTACACTGGAGTTTACAcaaggaggaaaccagagttcttCATGGAAACCAGTCAAAGGAtaaagtgagtgtgtgtgtcttgtacTTCTacctttgtgagaacctgtatgaccTTTTAATCAGAGTGAGGATATTTCTGCCAAGTGAGGACAtattggccggtcctcactttgtcaagcctcagtttgagggttaaaactagaAAATATCTGGGTTATTGTAgcttagccatgtgttttgaagggttaagttaagggtgagaggctggggaaagcactatggcaatgagaaacctcacaatgtccccacagggataggaagacaaacatggcGGTGTGTGTAATGGACATGACAGGTGCAAAGTACCGACGCAGCATCCTACGCACCTGAACTGGAAAATCTTGTTCCTGACAGCGTAGTCATAAAAGGAATCTGAAGCCGTGACCGTGTAGGAGACGTTGAACTCCTCTCCGTTGGTGACTTTCTCTGGAGGACGCTGCACCCACGCCATCTCCAGACCTGAGACCACACACATGCAAGTGAACACACAACCACAAACCATcaaacagtgacacaaaaaaaacgTACCTCCACAGCTGATCATGTTGTAGTCGTGGGGGTTGTTGAGTGGCCAGCAGTCGTACTCTGTGTTGTCCAAATCATGCCAGCCGccaacaccctggacaggacagtGATGGTTTGGGTCCCAATGACCCACGTATCGCCATATAGAGTTGCTGCATTGACTACAAACATATTTGCTCACTCACCAGCaccagacacagagagagagatgctgcTGTCCAGAGAGCCATCAGGATGTCTGCCGCTCGACCCGCTGTGATTTGACGCAGTAGACATCGGACCAATGGAGTGTACAGGTGAGTGTCCGACTGATCCCCTCAGCTGAAGTGCTCCCCTCTCCCCCTAATGGTCCAATCAGCAGAAGAGACTCTTCAATCATGGGGGCTGCAGGTCACCTTCACCAAGCCAGGCctaaaagtaaacaaataatgaaCCAGACACGATCAAAATAGCAACTTTGAAGGTCAAACAGTTGTACACGAAACATGCTGCAATGCTAGGGCTTGGGCTTTAACTAGtggattttcacttttttcataaaaaagactataataataattgatgcATATAATGGATGAGTTGTTCATGAACCTGCTTTTACAGGGAACATTTCTCAGTGCGCtacattatacaatgtgacgTCATCCCCAAaacatttggtttcattttcattgtcactATAATCATCGTCTTGTAAAAGCCTCaggacagaaacacacaggTTGACTCATCACTGCAGCCCTTCCATGAAAATcatgattcatttattcaaaaaCCTCTTTTTTATCGCACCCATAGTGTAACATGCGTAACCTGGTGGCACAGAAAAGTATTAAGATTTCTTTGTTATATTgcattgttttaaatgtcactttttttaaatgatcctCAAATAAGTTTATTGaatcatttattgattttacttgatttatttatttcctttttctttttaaattgtaaTTCTTGTATTACTTCAGCAAAATTTCCTAGATTTTCGCATTACAATACATATTTAATGATTGATCACTCATGGGTATCAATTCAGCTGCATTGATTCTAACTCTGTAATATCTCGTTTATGACTAGtacttgagtgtgtgtgtgtgtgtgtgtgtgtgtgtgtgtgtgtgtgtgtgtgtgtgtgtgtgtgtgtgtgtgtgtgtgtgtgtgtgtgtgtgtgtgtgtgtgtgtgtgtgtgtgtgtgtgtgtgtgtgtgtgtgtgaaatccACTTTAGCCGCAGAATGTAACCATCACAGCTCTCTGTTCATTGCTCAAGTAGCATCCATGTTTTTGTGTAATGTGTGTAACATTGTAAATTCATGGGGGAGCAGTGGACATAAAATTCAAGACGGCTGTGTCACAGCCctgaaaacaattaaaaaaaaaataaattcataaaaacCATCGACCGACTTTAGCATGGCACCTGGCGACTGAGCGAATAAACCAAGTTGTTGACAAAAGGTCCGGGAAAGCAAAACTCAGTTGCTGCGCTGGAATACATTTTGTCCTTGAAACTCTGGCTTTGAATTGGAGCATCAGATGAAAATGTTAAATCTGCATCAAACCTGGATCTTGAAAGGGTTTTCTATCAATTCATGTTCAACTCAAGAGACATCTGAGATATTTTATGAATTCATTTGCTCGACTTTTCTCTCGT
It contains:
- the LOC128763751 gene encoding atrial natriuretic peptide receptor 2-like → MALWTAASLSLCLVLGVGGWHDLDNTEYDCWPLNNPHDYNMISCGGLEMAWVQRPPEKVTNGEEFNVSYTVTASDSFYDYAVRNKIFQFSDPADARRFCHEHECPANWNNANEMNCCVYHANIHSCPLGLMKQGGICGPWIPDDGKIVTHTVSKAGKMTQKYWTSKVVLIHVGVTSVIAHIKVGQMHAALESKVLVVSAQVCGDDVCELEETCLTCPADCGICPMSIAIKVAIGLPVALFSSAFIFTMVWLQYQKQKMFWDESWIINYKDIIFGKMCCTEFGSTTSPQRPESACTVSRSTDMTLCTKIKTSFKQGFIQAGIYDGRIVAVKHISKKHFTLTKTIRREVKEVRQLDHPNLCKFIGGSIDIPYVCIITEHCPKGSLSDVLLNDDIPINWGFRLSFATDIARGMAYLHQHKIFHGRLHSRNCVVDDRWVCKISDFGLAAYRKEDFEVISNGFNCGEVNRVYCAPEVLLGSSLNMTPAVDIYSYSMILVEIATRSDLVSDQAEGVRMDIMWRPPLPELKSGKADTDCPSQEDYCELIKKCWSHNVPMRPTFDQVKKMLDKMNPHKVSPVDMMMNLMEKYSKHLEAIVAERTQDLLQEKQKTDRLLYSMLPKPVADDLRQGRTTEAQSFSNATVYFSDIVGFTQLSGASTPYQVVNFLNQLYTTFDDIIDNYDVYKVETIGDAYMVVSGVPEENGINHAGEIASMALDLVSVCHSFKIPHKPTTQLKIRAGIHSGPVVAGVVGTKMPRYCLFGDTVNTASRMESTSEALKIQVSGATADLLHMLKGYHLTCRGTLNVKGKGEMTTWWLEAKRASDSDLLLRPCDSGGFLVPVSN